The following proteins are encoded in a genomic region of Coffea eugenioides isolate CCC68of chromosome 6, Ceug_1.0, whole genome shotgun sequence:
- the LOC113774419 gene encoding uncharacterized protein LOC113774419, producing the protein MHRIRIEEDAKPVRQPQRRLNPMMMEVVKSEILKLLDMGIIFAISDSQWVSPVQVVPKKARITVETNHEGELVPIRKPTGWRQCIDYCKLNAVTKKNYYLLPFIDQMIERLACRTYYYFLDDFQVTFRLP; encoded by the coding sequence ATGCATCGGATTAGGATTGAAGAGGATGCAAAGCCAGTACGTCAGCCGCAAAGGAGGTTGAACCCGATGATGATGGAGGTGGTGAAAAGTGAAATACTCAAACTTCTCGATATGGGGATAATTTTTGCTATTTCCGACAGTCAGTGGGTTAGCCCGGTGCAAGTAGTCCCTAAGAAAGCTAGAATAACGGTAGAAACAAACCATGAAGGTGAGCTTGTTCCAATTCGCAAGCCTACCGGATGGCGTCAGTGCATAGACTACTGCAAGCTCAATGCAGTGACTAAAAAGAACTACTACCTTCTTCCCTTTATTGATCAGATGATTGAAAGATTAGCTTGTCGaacttactattattttttagatgattttcagGTTACTTTCAGATTGCCATAG